TCAAAGTTAACAAAcattcatattatataaaagtatataatatattttaatattttgaaggaGTTGATACCtttgcaaatttgaaaaaatagaggTAAAATAAGCACAATGATATTGTTATTGTGATCTTATGGATGGAACCATGCTCAACTACCGTCAGGGAGGAGGTGGTTTCGATCCCTTCTTTAGCCAAACTAAAGACTTTATAACATGCGGTCTTAGATCTTCAGGTACAAGTTAAGTTATCTGTAATTTATCGATAATATCATATTCTCGATAATGACATTTTGACTGAGTTTTGAATTGCATACGGAAGGGAATTCAGATATATCAGGACTAACTTCTTCTTTAGATGCACTCGGTCCCGCTCTTTTTGGAGATCATGCGATCCCCGCAGTATTTCTTTGTATCTTTGAATTGTCATTTTTAAGTCGATTTGCGAGATATGAACATAGCTTAACTATTGTTGCATTTATATTTATCGTTGCATGAATACATGTTATAAAAGTCGATAGATATTAACCATTCATTTATCAAGGTTAAAGAACATTATTTTAACCTTATTCAAATAAATGACTTATATCAGCTGTATCAATTAAACGTAAAATACCGGTTCGACCCACAGGAAACTTGTGCATAGCAAGGTTGAGATGTGCCATCAGTACTCTTGTATATATTTCCTGTAAGAAAAGTGATAATTGGCAGCCATTGCAATCATTATCGTTCACATAAATATTCAACAGAACAATTTTATATCTGATCGATTTAGGAGCGCACGATAGTTTCAAAAGATGCACACTCTAACGAAGTTAACCCATTCAATCCAAAACAGAGAAAATCAAGTATCTTGCAGAATAATAGTGTTAAAAAAAGACAAGACTTTgtaagctaaacctctcacttgtacatgacagtcgcataaaattccattatattgacaactatgtgtgaacaaaacaaacaaacattatgggtaaaaatgcaaaaaagaggggtacagcagtcaacattgtgttaataTCTCAATcgctataaaacaaacaaatatgtaaacaaacttTTACCATGGCATATCAACACAATGACGGGGTGTATAAGTATTAATATTTATTGTTCGATAAGTGTAATTTATTTGTGTAAAAAGAGgcagatttgtaaaagcaaatttcTTGTTTCTAAATCCTTAATAtctatttcaaatgttttatatcGTTATCCGCTGCTTTACCTGAAtaacatattgtttaaactaaaaggaAATGCTTCATACAAAAATTAATACGTTTTATCTAAGTTcatagattcaatattttattaggAAAATTTGATAGATAAACCTTGATTACTACGGCAAGTGTAGTCCCAAATCGTAccatttcattttcatattcatCATCCGGAACAAAAATGACCAActattataactattttaaaagaaaaagtaaTTGCTTTTCCTTTCTGTGTACTAAATACAAAGCACATTTTTAAATAAGATCAATCAACCTTTTCATGATCCGACGGAATACCATAATGGAATGTTCTGGTCAAATCACTTGTTCCATCCCTGTAAGTAATAATAGCATGTGTTCATTCATTCGATTCAACCACGCTTCACATTTATTATATTAAGATTGGAATTGTACTTTTTTCCCGAAAGAGGGCATTACTGAAATTGTCCGATAAATACAGTTCTGCTTGGTTCATTTAAAATCCGTATACTTGATATCGTCACAGGAATTTGATATGCAAATAGCTGGAGGTGTTGTCCAAATTCTCAAAGACAGGAACAAATAATCTCTCAGTGTCATGAATTCATTAATCACTAGAAATGACGGAGGAAGAAGAGCAGCCATAGTGATAACAACAAACAAGATACAAACCACCATCGATATAGTCAAAATGTGTTTGCAGTAGAAAGGAGACGCTATGCCCAAACGATCCATTTAAAAGTCATAGAGATAACCATAATGTGAACCAATGAATAATTAACATCAAATTCTTCGAAACGCCAAAACAACACATACGATTACAAAAATCAACATGAAAAAGACATGAAAAAATTAAAGCTAGGGCATAACAACCGCGTATTTCATTATGTGCCTAAATATTGGTAGCTTGTTTTTTTCGGCGTGCGTTACCTCCATTAAGGTTTTATATGACGTAAATATTTTCATGAAAATCGTACAAGAAATCGTATCAAATCgacaaatttcataaaaatctacTTTCTAGTTTCCTGATAATTTCTTTAATCATCAACGGAAAATTCCAGGAaggtatgttataaatcatgttaGAACAGACGCACTGTGTACTGGTCTGATGAAACTACcgaatatattaaaaaagaagatgtggtatgactgccaatgaaacaactacctacaaaagaccaaaatgacacagacattaacatctataggtcaccgtacggccttcaacaatgagcaaatcccataccgcatagtcagctataaaaggccccgataagacaatatgaaacaattcaaacgagaaaacgaaaaACAGACAAGCAGACCAACACCAGCGGTAGTGACAAAGCgctagaaaatgaaaagaaatataattttttttattttggttcgTCCAAAGCGCTTTACTTCATAAGCAAATAGATTTGAAAACCAAGCCAATTTTAAACATAATAAGTTGCCAAATGTAACAGGCTTATAATTCCATACGCcaaacgcgcatttcgtctacataaatcaggcctttgcatttttgatttaaatgtatttcacATTATGCCATACCATGGACTTTTATATCCTAATATACGGTATTAAGTTTTGCTCAGTGTTGTAGGCCGCATGGTTGCCTTTAATTGTTAACAGTCTAGTGATTTAGTCTCATGAATTGTTGTCTGATTTGCAATCATTCAACATATCTTTTCTTATGTCGAAGTTACATGAACAAATGGTAGTTGAAAAGAATGGTCAAATCCACCAAAGGTCAACTTTACCTTAATAATCACAGAATTCATGCAATGTgtcacaaattatatatatatagtatatgatatattttacgaatacatttatttaaatatgcaAAGGTTTTTTCAAATCTTACAGATATTGTCCTCCAGAATCCATTAGAAATGATTCAGACGTAGCAAGATGTCTAGATGCATTTTCTACAGGATACGCTAGTAGAGGTACAGTTGATATACCACTGCCTGCCAGAGCTAGAAAACTCTCGTCTCTGTACAGATTCAGTTCTCTGAAATATGGATTATAGATATCTTAATTGGGGAAACTAAATAAACTTTACATGTAGAAATTATTTCTAAAACACGGCTATGAACTTATTTCGTTTTGACGATTAAAATGAAATCCTACTATTCAATAGTTATAGTACACCTTACTATACATATTATGCTTTAGATAAATATATACACAATTTACTTCCATTTAGCTAAATTTCAAGTGAAAATATCACTTAAAACTAACATTTTACAAACGAAAACAAGAAAGAAAAGAATCATACATAAATTTAACAAGATTTGAAAATTACCTAACATAGAATTTCAAACAACAACGCAAAATAAAGATCTCAAGTGAACATTATTTTGGTCTAATACTAGCAAAATTGAGTCTATGAAGAATGGAATAAAGCAGTTTGACTGTATGGAattctttgaatttaaaaatgaatatttttgtaaTCTTCTTCACATGTCCGCGATTTCCCGGGTGTCTTCTTGTATTTACATATGATACGAATACAATGGTTTTATATATAGTAGAATACACAAGAATGTGATATGTTCTATAGGGCATAGTAATAGGACAGTTGTTGTACCTTGAGTTCGGTATTCTTGTTATACGTACAATTTAATACGAGAAATAGTTTGAACATATAATATGGCAGAAATCTACAAACGTTGTTTGATCATAATTTAGTAATTAAACAGGAATATGTGTATTGTACAGAAGAGTAATGGTAGACGAAGGTTTTAATTCTTGCCAATATCTGTTTAAGATACTCATCCTAAAGCATACTAAAAGTATGAAAGATCACGTATTAAAACAGTTCCAAATAGAAAAATGGCGCGTGGTTTTGTTTCAGCTCAGTACCTTCTTGTGTGTATAGCCTCTATAGTTGCTTTATATACTGTCCATGGAATTCCTTCAGAAATCtgaataaagaataataaaaGTGATAATCGTCGGTTAAAATGAGGTAGCTGTGTAAAATTATATAACGTTTGATGCACTTGTGAATATTAAGTCACACAAAAACACGTATAGTTATTTAAATCGAAGAAATAAGATGAGTTTTTACACATAATCATGTTTCATAATAAGCTTTCTTTAACACACTTTGTGAGATGCATTAAATGATTTTATGTCAAGGATGGATATACCAtatcctttggttttttttatcatattgctTTCtgttaacatattaaaaaaaaatttacatttcCCGTCTATTATATCTTGTATCATGCATATCAGAATACTGAGCCCTTCGTcttgctttttattttaatatcatttttttccttttctttttttgtaatttgaccAAATGTTTTGGTTATCGATGCATTTCAACTTTGTGTTTTATTTGGTCTTCCAACTTTTTAAATTTGAGAGCTACTGGTGAGCCTAATGCAGACTAAATGTGCGTTTGATGCACACAGCATTATAGGCCTAGTTTCGTTGCTGCTGATTTTTATACACTACGTTATTAGTATACAAACCTCTTTTTCCATTCTAGCAAACAAGGAAACCATTTTCACGGAATCTTCTAACTATGAAAATTACAGCAAGTTAAAAAATATGTTGTGAAAGCATTgattgaaaattgtatttaatgaGACTGACAAGTTGCCATAAAGAACACAAAATACAAGCAAAAACATaatgtgaaaaaatatattgttgtttctttttttatttactgtttttGAACATTGGCGAACTTCTGTTACCTCTTATTTTATATAGCACCAGTGTGGCTATTTCAATTAAGATTAAAAAGCCGGCAAAAAACGGATATTATTTAATCTCTTTTTGATGTTGAAGATCTCGGctagaattaaattattttgtatgaTTAAACCATTAAAGCGTTCTTACAACAGCATGTCTCATTCCCATTCGTTCTACGTCATTCTTTCTTGCTTTATGAGCAAGTGTTGGTGGAATTCCTTGGTATAACTTTTCCTGAAAAGAATACCAATTTACACATATCTTTTTCAAAAACTTCTAATGCAGTTATGACATCGATATTACTCAGGAGACAAAGCGCATAATGTTCATAATTCACACTATTGATAAGTCTTGCATGTACGAGAAAGAaaaaacactgaaataatttaaaacaagttATACAAATTTTCCATTTAATAAACTGATGATAATTTTTTGTGATATCCTTTTGCCTATATATACCCAGCGCAAATGTATCTGTTTTGTATTGAGAGCATATCACTAAAGAAAGATATAAAGTACACAAAAAATAGACGGTCTTTGCATAAGACAATGTATGTaccaattcgtttgatgtgtttgagatttcgAATCTACCATTAAattaggtactttccgttttgaattttcctcggagttcggtgtttttttattatttacttttttcataattacaaatacattttacgttttaatatttgtgtaaaaataaagataatacCGGCAACGAATCCTGcgaaaaaattgtatttttattcatCGTTGTCAACATAGAAAGGTGAAAGAAATCAAAACAAACGATATAAGATGTAACATGACAATCTGAATAAAAGAATAGTGCACATATTCGTATCTTAAAAGTTAATATCAATATGCttattgaatgaaaaatgaaTTTCATACGAATATTAATTAAAGATTTGGACATAATCATTGGGATAGATACAATGTCACAGTAAAGTAATGTTTCAAAAATATGATTAATGGCACCTTGAAAATTATTCACACTTCATTTTTGTATTGGTAATATTTTCCTGCGTATCATCACCTTTCTTGGTTGTagtatgaatatatattttacctCAGGAATTGAAGAATATATTTTGTAATTGCAGGAGAACGACACCATGATTTTCTTTATGTCTTTCCGGCCAGCTAATTTTACAATGTCCTCAACGAAACTAGAATGGTTGTATTCCTTGACCTTGAAAAGTATCAAATAAACACCATttaaattgaaacagaaattgaATCCTTAATGAGATAAGGCCCTTATCATTTTGGTCGATTTTTttgtagttgattttttttaccaaacaaTTAGTGTAATTTCGTAATTTTATTCTTATTAATgtcaaatgacttttacagtttTGTATCTTCTAAAGTGAGCTAatctatattttatattaatattcatATTGATCAATACTATCAATCAAGCATAGTTGACCTGTACCATTGCAACAGGTTAATGGTGAGAAAAGCAAGACATGGAATGAAAGCATTTTGGTCAGTGTTTTTCGTAAAAGATAAAAGGATCTTTTTTACAACCAATACGCTTACAGGTAAATCCGCaaacaaatgaatattttttttcaaatcactATTATACGGAGAAAAGGTTTCGTAAATAACCATCTTTTGATTTCTGCAACGTCATCATAACGGGTACTAAACCATATCATGGGTAATAATCAGCTTGGTAAAATCAAATGTAATAAACACGTAAACTAGGCTGACAAATGAGTACttaggtggcaggtaccagttttttgtgtaccagaacatgtgtcccacgcagaaattttgttatagtgaagcattgaggtatataattgcatcatgtggactgataaaaaaaatgaatgtaaattctaggctattgtactatacaagtaagtagttgcatacacaggttggggatttgcCTTCACATATGGGTCCAATCAgctgtcaaaattgtggtctcctcacttgacggcatccaatcaaagtggggggaAAATGCAGttctatgtaaacaaaaatatcttgagattttgatggtatggataggttcggacaaggctctaattcactgaatatcatttatctcttgaattttgcctaaaattcttgtcggcttttagcaggatttggCAGGTTAGGACTAGATTGGTATccgagcatcacattttttgccttatttgcaatgcatttataaattttaaaatctccatgctggacagacacccaaatttaaaggttttctatatatttacataagcacgcacaaatcttagttccttgaaaccataccttttatttgtatataagcttgaatgaattttcaagaaaataaaatcataaatccatgaaattctaaagatttattgtaaaataactggtttctgacATCTTATAACATTCAATATCATCACGGGAACTTAACAGGTCGACATCGTTTCCTCGTATTAATATCAATTCATTAATGTTTACGATAAAAAGGAAAACTCACTATCACTACTTGTATAACTGACgccttaaaacaaaattaatagcAAAAAAAGATATCTGTGAATATACAGACGGTCAAAATTCTACATAACAATTATTATCTATCTgacagaaagaaaaaacaataatgtTATTTACTTGCACACATGATCTGGAACATTGCCCGTTATTGTTCGTCTTCAGGTGTTCTTTCAGAGTAACTAAGCTTTCTGGATCTGAACTAGGACGGGAAAGCTTTGATTTACTGTCCATAATATATATACTGTGAAAAGATTTAATGAGAACAAATAACACAACATTTAGATACGGATCTTcaagaatataaatacaatatatgaaAAGGTGGTGACATCTATAGGTTGAAAACAATGAATGGTAAGATTTCAGAAAGTATTTTGTACGTCATACTAATGGTCTATATGTGGCGAACAAACCCAAACCATATGTTAACTAATTAAACTTCAATTGCTATGTAACTATCAGATAATgtgcaaatattttgaaaatatgaaatatatcaacatgcagttaacataaaaaaatactttgcactagaaaatgtacaaataacaaaaaatgttctgTTTTAAAGATACGATTGTATACGCCATTTTATACACATTTATATATTCTGCTAAAGAAAAGATAAAGACAGATTTCCATTTCTCCATGGTTTTAAAACAATGAACGATATCAGAACTGTTTAGCACTTTTTTCTGCATTTTCTACTAGAAATGTTGCTCAGTTTAATTTTATAACTACTTTTTGCATTACCTAGTAGTTTGATGCTGCACAATAGAAAAAGCATAAGGGTATGGTTCATACTCTATATCTCTTGCTCGGATATTGTAAAGccctgtaaataaataaaattacaatgtttACCAAAATTATGTTTTCAGCCAATGTAACGCAATAATTACATTAACATAGATACTGCTCGGTTCTTTGCGTATTTATGTATGCGGCAAAAAAGATCTATTGTATATTTGAGTCGAATTGAATGTCAAAGTGCTAATGGTAAAGAAAATCAGCGAGTCCTTTTAAATTATATAGATAAACTACAGATAATTGAAACTACAGATAACTGAGAcaaaattatatcatttttaattcaataagatatcttctttattttttgatttttttttaccgttaTCAGTTCTCGTCCTGGATATTTAACAAACAACATCATATAAAAATCATCTGTGATGACTTTTGTTTCAATTGAAATATTAGatcatcaaaaattaaatgtaattagAGTAAAGttactgacatgaattatcattgatatggtcatatttataaattaactgtttacaaaacttttgaatttttgaataccaaggcttttctacctaagAAAAAGactacattagctgtatttggcaaattgtttaggaatttttgtcctcaatactcttcaacttcgtactttagtaagcatttttttattttttattttttaacttttttgggatttgagcgttactgatgagtcttttgtaggcgaaacgcgcgtctggcgtaaatacgaaatgtaatcctggtatctataatgagtctACTTACATGCTATTTCATCCAACCCGGTTGTCACTAGAACGTCGACACCTAATTGAGTCATCTCTTTTCTAACGTCTCTAAGTTTATCTTCCCATTTTCGTCCTTATTTCATTTAATTGTAAAGTATCAACACTAAGAATTAGGTATCCAAACTATGTAATTCATTTCTTAACAATATGACTACAAGGTTTCGTCTTATTCTAACGACACATTTGAGATAAAACGTCAGGTATACATAGTTAAGATGTATAAAGACTATCCCTAAATCTAAGAATTTGAGCTTATTGCAGTTGATATTAGTTCTGCGTTTAATAAAagttataatgataaaaaaataaaatttgtgaaagtaaaaaaatatcgATGACTCTCTATAACTTTACCAATGTATGAGTTTATGGTTAATTCGTCAACAAATTTATAGTTTTTAGCAATTCTTGAAATTATGAGACGAAGAACTTGATGTGGTGCAACATTGTAAATCATTGCTAAATCCGCTTGTCCCTGTCGTTATTAGAAATCTCGAGTCGGTGGATGTCTTATGTCATGATACCTTACCGTGatcgttattttgaaaataatgcgTTGAAAGAAAGAAGATATTTGATATATTACTTCACATTTTTTAAGACTTGAGAAATAGTTTAGAATATTTTATAGAACACCTATTCATGGAGACCGGGGTTTTTTTTTCCTGCTAGGGAGTCTGGTAATTTAATGCCGTTTGCTGTCTCATTGTTGTATTACTCTTATCCACTTTAGTCAGAATTATAATCGCATGCATTTTGGAGTACTCTTTTGCTCTTATATAGCAAATATACGTTGATATAAAACTATTAGTACGCATCAAAGCATTTCtgtatgaaaataaagtttttagCGACTGATTTCATAGAAGTTAACTCAATCTGCTATTCGTTTAAGGTGCAATTTTGTCGTTTAGCTCATAACGTTTCTACATTTATACATCCCTGATGCTTTCCTATTGAAGATAAAATCCAGAAAGGCGCCTCGAACACACgaaattcattttgattttaaatattgaaGAAACATTGGTTTATTGCTACCTTTTAAAAGCAAAAAGGCTACTaatatcaaaaaagaaaataatgatgTAATGAACGGAGCCATTTTCAAAGCGCCTTTATATAGTAAGCAGATAcaatttattgttaaatttaacCAGTAGTTCAAAAACcttttttttgtatagaaacaTATAACAAGAAAAggattatcaaaataaatcatttcACTAGGCTTTAACATCTAGTCTTTATTAAGTTGTATATCATTTGATCTTACTTGCATTTGATCATTTATAACAACTGGGGGTTCAATCTATTTCTGTAAAAGATAAATCGACTCTTACCTGCATATTTAATGTCTAGAACATTGATATCAGTACTTGGTTGTGGAGGTCTGTCTGATGTCCATATTTTATCTACTAAATCTGGTTCAATGGCTTTAAGTGTGAGATTGTTTTTGCTTAGCACAAAATCAAAGTTCTTCCACCATACTATGTAATATAAACCAAATAATTaaagaacaacaaaaatgttaaatggttaattttgtaatttgataGAAATTGTGCCATTGATTGAAACCACTGTTTTctggttttaaaaacattttaagattATCTCGCATCTCTTTAATTCATATATGATAAAGAAAGGACAACTGCAATCtaaaaatcaaaaagttaaatctaatAATGTTATACCTTACCTGAATACATATAATTAGGATTGGAACCAACTGCTGCATTATCACCAGCATGCTCTTTTATCCAATCAGTAACCGATGTAGTGTTAGGACCACCTgtcatttgtaaaaaaacaaactagtttgaattaaacatatataataacagagacaattaggcagcaaccatttgattttctgaggGGGGGgtggggctatggtttttttttggaaaaaaaagtttgtttccagtttttggagaaaaaaataatttgtttttgattctgagaaaaaaaattgtttgtttcaccctcagctgccactatatgtaatgctaaaattgaaagaaaaaaattgttttcgacttgtcgctaaaaaaatagattgtttttcgcctcaggcgaaaaaaaaaatttgtccagaaaaaaaaaccatagcccccccccccc
This sequence is a window from Mytilus edulis chromosome 1, xbMytEdul2.2, whole genome shotgun sequence. Protein-coding genes within it:
- the LOC139496367 gene encoding xaa-Pro aminopeptidase ApepP-like isoform X5, producing MMKGYVIFIAALLYVKETKGHDLGVDCVVAIPEQSFILDRLSCPNNTATQDRLQQVRALFDFHNINAYIITIEDVHMQFTTSLHDRRLQAVSGFSGVIGLGVVTRSTAALWTDGRTFIQATEEVDCGWEIYRKGGPNTTSVTDWIKEHAGDNAAVGSNPNYMYSVWWKNFDFVLSKNNLTLKAIEPDLVDKIWTSDRPPQPSTDINVLDIKYAGRKWEDKLRDVRKEMTQLGVDVLVTTGLDEIAWLYNIRARDIEYEPYPYAFSIVQHQTTSIYIMDSKSKLSRPSSDPESLVTLKEHLKTNNNGQCSRSCVQVKEYNHSSFVEDIVKLAGRKDIKKIMVSFSCNYKIYSSIPEEKLYQGIPPTLAHKARKNDVERMGMRHAVLEDSVKMVSLFARMEKEISEGIPWTVYKATIEAIHTRRELNLYRDESFLALAGSGISTVPLLAYPVENASRHLATSESFLMDSGGQYLDGTSDLTRTFHYGIPSDHEKEIYTRVLMAHLNLAMHKFPVGRTGKEIDSAIRQPLWEIGVDYPHETGHGIAHYGVVVEGPARISSSRASYTSDIPLETNFFGYDQTQLLHIPDPADYPVEENMCFSNEPGYYEVGKFGMRIENVVIVKKMNRNNNFSKCDFLEFDTITFVPYEPHLIKSSLLSDQQIKWINNYHKEVWVKVSPYLKEENDTVALEWLNKRVQPLFTTYKVTEIENTNNGCILVTWMMFYLILFFISILLK